One part of the Humulus lupulus chromosome 9, drHumLupu1.1, whole genome shotgun sequence genome encodes these proteins:
- the LOC133802468 gene encoding alpha,alpha-trehalose-phosphate synthase [UDP-forming] 1-like, with amino-acid sequence MPGNKYNGNSLTPRTRVERLLRERELRKSNRSIHSNEEAKDGSRQVELFGNDTLLGEGDTPGFFNEDENLEGATPRVFLDGCERQDGHGRPSKQRLLVVANRLPVSAIRKGEEQWLLEISVGGLVSALLGVKEFDARWIGWAGVNVPDETGQIALTKALAEKRCIPVFLDEDIVHQYYNGYCNNILWPLFHYLGLPQEDRLATTRSFQSQFDAYKKANQMFADVVNEHYEEGDVVWCHDYHLMFLPECLKKHNNNMKVGWFLHTPFPSSEIHRTLPSRSELLRSVLAADLVGFHTYDYARHFVSACTRILGLEGTPEGVEDQGKLTRVAAFPIGIDSDRFVRALEIPQVKEHMKELKERFAGRKVMLGVDRLDMIKGIPQKILAFEKFLEENPSWRDKVVLLQIAVPTRTDVPEYQKLTSQVHEIVGRINGRFGTLTAVPIHHLDRSLDFHALCALYAVTDVALVTSLRDGMNLVSYEFVACQASKKGVLILSEFAGAAQSLGAGAILVNPWNITEVAASIAYALNMPADEREKRHQHNFMHVTTHTSQEWAATFVSELNDTIVEAQLRTRQVPPLLPMKEAVDHYLESNNRLLILGFNATLTEPIGALGRRGGQIKEMEPKLHPDLKEPLKKLSEDPKTTVVVLSGSDRNILDDNFSDYNMWLAAENGMFLRLTAGEWMTTMPENLTMEWVESVKHVFEYFTERTPRSHFELRETSLVWNYKYADIEFGRLQARDMLQHLWTGPISNASVDVVQGSKSVEVRAVGVTKGAAIDRILGEIVHNKGMKAPIDYVLCIGHFLPKDEDVYTFFEPELPSESPPTPRTILTNSITPSLPKFAASKGSSKSSRLNKQRSMSIIEKKQTTTSNNNNNNNNNNNHGSSNSWKPTWRDKMSLHEGSSVLDLKGDNYFSCSVGRKRSSARYLLPSSDEVVTLLKELAEGV; translated from the exons ATGCCAGGGAACAAGTATAACGGCAATTCATTAACGCCCAGAACAAGAGTAGAAAGACTACTGAGGGAAAGAGAATTAAGAAAATCGAATCGGTCTATCCATTCGAATGAAGAAGCAAAGGACGGAAGCAGACAGGTTGAATTGTTTGGGAATGATACACTGTTAGGGGAGGGTGACACTCCAGGCTTTTTCAATGAAGATGAGAATTTAGAAGGGGCAACTCCAAGGGTCTTTCTTGATGGCTGTGAAAGGCAAGATGGACATGGACGACCTTCTAAGCAGCGTTTGTTGGTTGTAGCCAATAGGTTGCCTGTGTCTGCAATTCGAAAGGGTGAGGAACAATGGTTACTTGAGATAAGTGTTGGGGGTTTGGTTAGTGCACTTCTAG GGGTGAAGGAGTTTGATGCTAGATGGATTGGTTGGGCTGGTGTAAATGTGCCTGATGAGACTGGACAAATTGCACTAACCAAAGCTTTAGCTGAAAAG AGGTGCATACCAGTATTTCTTGATGAGGATATAGTTCATCAGTATTACAATGGTTACTGTAACAACATATTGTGGCCACTTTTTCATTATCTTGGGCTTCCACAAGAAGACCGCCTTGCAACCACCCGTAGTTTCCAGTCACAATTCGATGCATACAAGAAGGCGAACCAAATGTTTGCTGATGTAGTGAATGAGCATTATGAGGAGGGAGATGTTGTGTGGTGCCATGATTATCACCTAATGTTTCTACCAGAATGTTTAAAAAAACATAACAACAACATGAAAGTAGGTTGGTTTCTCCACACACCCTTTCCTTCATCAGAAATTCATAGGACACTCCCGTCTCGATCCGAGCTCTTAAGATCTGTTCTTGCTGCTGATTTGGTTGG TTTCCATACATACGATTATGCAAGGCATTTTGTGAGTGCTTGTACTCGTATACTTGGGCTAGAGGGTACACCTGAAGGAGTAGAGGACCAAGGAAAGCTTACTCGTGTTGCAGCG TTTCCAATTGGCATAGACTCTGACCGGTTTGTTCGAGCTTTGGAAATTCCTCAAGTCAAGGAACACATGAAAGAACTGAAAGAGAGATTTGCTGGTCGGAAG GTGATGCTGGGGGTTGATCGTCTTGACATGATCAAAGGAATTCCACAAAAGATTTTGGCTTTCGAAAAATTCCTAGAGGAAAATCCAAGCTGGCGTGATAAAGTAGTTCTACTTCAAATTGCTGTGCCAACCAGAACAGATGTTCCAGAAT ATCAAAAGCTTACAAGCCAAGTTCATGAGATTGTGGGACGCATTAATGGGAGATTTGGAACTCTTACTGCTGTTCCCATACACCATCTG GACCGATCTCTTGACTTTCACGCATTGTGCGCTCTGTATGCTgttactg ATGTTGCACTTGTTACTTCTCTTAGAGATGGAATGAATCTTGTGAGTTATGAGTTTGTTGCTTGCCAAGCATCCAAGAAAGGAGTTCTCATTCTGAGTGAG TTTGCAGGTGCAGCACAATCGCTTGGTGCTGGTGCCATTTTAGTAAATCCATGGAATATCACAGAAGTTGCTGCTTCCATTGCTTATGCTTTGAATATGCCAGCTGATGAAAGAGAAAAGAGACACCAGCATAATTTCATGCATGTAACAACTCATACATCTCAAGAATGGGCTGCAACCTTTGTTAG TGAACTTAATGATACTATTGTGGAAGCTCAACTGAGGACTAGGCAAGTTCCACCTCTACTTCCTATGAAAGAAGCCGTTGATCACTATTTGGAATCCAATAATAGATTGCTTATACTG GGGTTTAATGCCACATTAACAGAGCCAATTGGCGCGCTTGGGAGAAGGGGTGGTCAAATTAAAGAAATGGAGCCTAAACTGCATCCAGACCTCAAAGAACCATTGAAGAAACTATCTGAGGACCCTAAAACAACTGTAGTAGTTCTAAGTGGCAGTGACAGAAATATCCTAGATGAT AACTTTAGTGACTACAACATGTGGCTAGCAGCAGAAAATGGGATGTTTTTGCGTCTTACTGCAGGGGAATGGATGACTACAATGCCTGAGAATTTAACTATGGAATGGGTTGAGAGTGTGAAG CATGTTTTCGAGTACTTTACTGAAAGAACACCTCGATCACATTTCGAGCTTCGTGAGACATCACTTGTCTGGAACTACAAGTATGCAG ATATCGAGTTTGGAAGGCTTCAAGCAAGAGACATGCTGCAACATCTCTGGACAGGTCCAATCTCAAATGCATCTGTCGATGTTGTCCAAGGTAGCAAATCTGTCGAGGTTCGAGCAGTTGGTGTTACTAAG GGTGCAGCAATTGATCGAATCTTAGGAGAAATAGTTCACAACAAAGGCATGAAAGCACCTATTGATTATGTCCTATGTATTGGACACTTTCTCCCTAAG GACGAAGATGTGTACACATTTTTTGAGCCAGAGCTACCATCCGAATCGCCACCAACACCAAGAACCATACTAACCAATTCAATCACTCCATCGTTGCCAAAGTTTGCAGCCAGCAAAGGTAGCTCAAAGTCGTCTCGCCTTAACAAACAACGCTCCATGTCTATTATAGAGAAGAAACAAACTACTACTagtaataacaacaacaacaacaacaacaacaacaatcatgGGAGTTCGAATTCTTGGAAGCCTACATGGCGCGACAAGATGTCTCTACATGAGGGCTCTTCTGTTCTTGATCTCAAGGGTGACAATTACTTCTCTTGTTCTGTTGGACGAAAGCGTTCTAGCGCACGGTATCTACTCCCGTCATCAGACGAAGTTGTCACTCTCCTAAAGGAGCTGGCTGAGGGTGTTTAG